The nucleotide window ccattgcgttttacaaataagtcatttctttgtgtttttggtgcattgcgttttaggtaaaacacatttttatgtgttttctggccattgcgttttacaaataagacatttctgtgtgttttctggccattgcgttttacaaataagtcatttctttgtgtttttggtgcattgcgttttagaaaaaaacacatttttatgtgttttctgggcattgcgttttacaaataagacatttctgtgtgttttctggccattgcgttttacaaataagtcatttctttgtgtttttggtgcattgcgttttagaaaaatgtcattttttaggtttttttttttcattgcgttttacgtaactggtggttttctattgcgttttacgcaactgggttttaatttttttttttaaatatagcaatagtatactcgttttaaagataaaaaaacgctcgtttttttggtgcaatttttataaaaaaataatgtcgtatgaaagagttattaacgtttaaaaaatggaggatattggaggagagagaaactattggcttggattgactagaatgcccttgaacaaactcacgtgcctcttttcttcctttcaatttccctgatttaatcttagcccttgattaacttaatggatggtcaagatcacttccaaTCCTTCCTAGTCAAATAAACTTCTTATTGTATCTCCACCCCAATAAACAAATCAAGTATCAAATATAAAGTAAAAAAGTAATCACTTTATTACCTAAATGGATAAATCAATTTAAACAATTAAATTAAGCAAATAACTTGTTATTTTGTTTAAGTATTACTAACATGTTGAGTCAATTTTAAGCCAAAAGAGAAGAAGCATAATTGCGATTTACGAAAAAAAAATCAGGATTGCCATTCAATCAACAATAACCGGGTTCAAGAATTGAAGCTGGTTTAATTAGAATTGTGATTTGAAGTAGCCAAGCGATGATTTAAGTGACTGGAACTCAAGTAACCATGCGATATGAATGACCATGATTATAGATTTATAGTATTGTAGCGATATATCAAAGCACAATAGTAGAACCTGTCGATTCACTTCCCAGAAACTCGCATTCATCTTCATACTCACCTAGTTTCGTTGCCTGCAAATCTTCTATAAAATAACTGGatttttaattatgttacatTGCAAATAACTGGATTTTTAATTCTGTTACATTGCAACTTTTATTTAATGCACACACATACACTAAGTGGGGGCCCTATTTTTTGAGGGCATTAAGCCTACGCCTAGGTTACTTGAACTATAAGACTGATCCTGCTTTTCAAATGTGTAAATCACACTAACCCACGTTTACATGTTAAATAAGCAACAATGGTTTCTATTTACGCTTAGCTTCGCTCATATGGAATGTATATTTCTCCGGCTTATTCATAATCATCCTTACGGGCGAAATCAAGTTGAAATTCAAGCGCAAATATATAATGATTATCATATTGAGATATAAAACAAATGTTAAAACCGTTATTAGGCGTGGGTTAATGTGTTGAAAAAGGCGGAAGTGTGGGAGGGACAAGAGGTTCAGTTCGAAAGAATTGTATGGCTGAAGATCCAAGGGGTTCCAGTCCATTTATGGGAAGGAGAGGTTTTTAATCGGATCGGTAATCGATTCGGAAGGGTAGTCGTAACCTCAAGAGCGAACCTGGGGGATGGGGATTTGTCGTTCGATATGGTAGGAATGGTAGTAAAAGGCGGAGACCCGATTGTGGAGAAGTTTCTGGTGTATTGGAGAGGCGGTGCTTTTCCGATATGGGTATCGGAAAACAACTCTCTTTGGGCACCGGACTTCTTGGCTCGCCCGGTGGAACGGAAAAAGGAAGGATCGGCTTTGGAAGGTGGCGTTGAGGGGTTGGATGGCAACAAGCAGGCCCATGACAGTAGCGATGTGTTGCCACCGGTGGATATACAACCGGAGTTAAACATTCCGGCGGGTAATGAAACGTTGCATGGGGCAGAGGGGGTTCAAGGAAACGAAGAGTTGCATTCAATGCACGTGGAGCCAATATCAAAAGCCTCGGAAGTGGAAAAGTCAGGACAGGTGGATGGTTCGATGTACAAGGGATGTGGAAAGCCGCCTTGCAGTAATGAAGGGGGTCCCACAATTATTGTAAGTCAAAAGATAGATGATGGGCCTGTACCGCCTAAATCCAATAATTCTGAGGAGCCCAACTATGAGACCCAATCTCAGTCTGGGGCAGAAAAAAATATCCCTCAGACCAGATCCAAGTCGTCATGTGGGAACAAAAGTGAGAAATTTGTCAGCGTTCAAAGCATCTCTTCTCAGACCGAATTTTTAGGTTAAAAAACAGGTGGCCACTGATCCGAATCCAGATCTTCTGGAGGAGGGTACCAGAAATCAATATCAGGGGGCTAGAAAGTTCAAGATGAGAAGCAAGCGGAAGAGGAGGAACTCTTTGTCAAGGGCTGCATGTGCCGACATGAATGACCGGTCACAAATGGAGGATATGATGGAAGAGGAAGGGATGTTATCAGGGTTCATGGAGGAAGAAGGCTCCGAGTGGGAAGATTCGGTCGAGGAAGAGGTTGCCCTGACGTGTAACAACCATGAGGATGGGGAAGTCGAGAATGAAAACATAAGGGTCCAAATTAATGACAAAATTGGGCCTTCTGACCTGGATATTGTTAAGGAAGTAGGGGAAACAACACTTCTGGGCAGAGTTGTTGGGGTTGAGCTTGGGGACTTCGAAGATCTTGTGAGGGATTCGGTTTTGGGTGATAAGGAGGAGTCAGGTCATCAATGAATTTTATGACTATAAACGTTAGGGGGGCTGGCCGACGTATGAAAGCCAACTGGATCAGAAATTTAACAGTGGAAGGTAAGATTTCTTTTTTAGCAATACAGGAAACACAAAAGGCAAGTTTGTCGCCAATACAAGTAAGGAAGTTTTGGGGTGGTAAGCAGCCGGATATGGAAATTGTGCAGGCACAGGGTAGATCGGGTGGGTTAGTGTCCGTGTGGGATCCATCTGTTTTCATCAAATCGAACGTGAGGGTTGCACAAAATTATATCGTGGTGGAAGGCTTGTTGGTAGGGGTAACGGATTTGTTATGGGTTATTAACGTGTATGCGCCAAATGACACGGGAAGAAGACGATCACTATGGGACGAACTCTTGGCAATCAGATGTGAATGTCCTGGTATGTGCATTATATTGGGTGATTTCAATGAAGTCTGGTTTATTGAAGACAAATTTAACTCAGCTTTCGATACATCTGCTGCAATGGTATTCAACAACTTCATTTTTAGGGGGGGTTACTCGAATATTCGATGACTGGCAGGAAGTTCACCTACATGTCAGACGATGGTAACAAGTTAAGCAAGATTGACCGCATGCTTGTAAGTGATAATTTTATGTCTAAGTGGCCGAATGCGGGTTTAAAACCATATCCTCGGGTATATTCGGACCATTGCCCACTTATGTTGTGTACGGAGTCGGAAAATTTCGGTCCAATCCCATTCAGGTTTTTTAATAGGTGGCTCGAAGATAGAAGGTTGGTGGAAATTGTGACTTTGGTTATGGGTGAATCATTAGATAAACCTACAGCAGATCTGGATCTATCTGAAAGACTCCGGAGgatgaaaattaaaataaaggaATGGAGACAGGTGGAAAGGGAGACAGAGGAGAAGGTTTATAGCGAGGCTCTAGAGATGGTAAACATATTAGAATTGATAGCGGAAGATAGAAACCTGTCCGAGGAAGAAAAGGAGCTGAGAATGTTAAATAAAAAAGTGTTGAACAAATGGGGCGAcgataaagtaaaagatttagtACAGAAATCAAATGCTAAATGGATTAAGTTTGGGGACGATAATACTGCTTACTATCATGGGTTGTTAAAATGTTACAACGCGGCAAATCGGATCAAGGGTTTATACATAGATGGGGAGTGGTCGAAGGACCCCGTATTAGTTAAAGGGGAGATATTTAAATTCTTCAAAGATAAGTTCAAGGAACCTTTGGGAAGTAGGCCAAAAATCGACCCTAACAGCACCATTCACCGATGAAGAAATAAGAAATGCAGTTTGGGGATGTGAAGGTGGTAAATCACCCGGGCCTGATGGTTTCACCTTTGCGTTTGTTCGACAGTTTTGGCATTTTCTTCAGGGGCATTTTAGAAAGGTGCTGGATGAATTTTACGTACATGGGTCCATTCAAAAAGGTAGCAACTCCTCATTCATTGCTCTTATACCTAATGTTCAAGACCTGGTTTCGATTGCGGACTACAGACCTATTTCTCTAATCGGTGTAGTGAATAAGGTTATTTCGAAAATACTTGCCTCTCGCATTAAACCAGTGTTAGATAACCTAATCGGTCCGGAACAGTCGGCTTTTGTGGGGGGGCAGATTTATACTTGATGGGCCGCTGATACTCAATGAAGTGGTGGATTGGGCGAAAAGATGCAAAAAGGAGATCTTTCTATTTAAAGTTGACTTCGAAAAAGCTTATGACTCAGTCAGTTGGCAATGTCTATTGTCTATTatgacgcatatgggattcccTTCAAGGTGGCGTAATTGGGTATTGGGAATTCTAGTCACGACTAGGGCCTCAGTCTTGGTCAATGGCAGCCCGACAGATGAATTTAATATAAATCGCGGCCTTCTACAGGGGGATCCGCTGTCCCATTTATGTTCATATTGGTTATGGAGGCGCTTAATAACCTGATGAAGAGGGCAACGGATGCGGGTGTTTTTACTGGTCTAGATCTCCCTAATAATGGGCCTAAGCTTTCACACCTTTTCTATGCTGATGATGCAATTTTCATTGGCAAATGATGCGGAGATAACATGAGGAACCTGAACCGTTTACTTCTTGTTTTTCACCTAATTTCGGGCCTGAAAGTGAATTTAAATAAAAGCAGAATTTTTGGCATGGGTATAAGTGAAGGTGAGGTAAATAGGGAGGCCGTTACATTATGTTGTCATGCCGGGTCTTTTCCATTTACATACCTAGGATTATCAGTAGGGGCAAAGACGACTAGGGTGGCAATGTGGAAACCGGTTATCGATAGGTTTAATAAGAAACTTTCGGGGTGGAAAGCAAGACTGCTATCATTCGTCGGGCGGGTAACACTAGTAAAATCTGTCTTGGGAAGCTTGCCCTTATTCTACTTGTCTATATTCCGTGCCCCGAAAAGTGTCACGAATATATTGGAAGGGATTAGAAGAAGGTTCCTGCGGGGTGGGGCGGGTTCGAGTAACAAAATAAGATGGGTGGCATGGGAAAGGATAACAAGCGCAAAAAAGAAGGGAGGTTTGGGGGTGGGTGCGATTAGGGAGGCTAACCTAGCATTGCTTGTGAAATGGTGGATAAGGTATAAATGTGATGACAATAAAATGTGGGCACAGGTAATCCGTTCATTACATGGGGGAGCAAGGCAACATCGCATTATTCCTGTTAAAAAGTCATGTCCGGGACTTTGAAAACAAATTGCTTCAGTTGGTGATGATTTAAGAAGCTACAATATTAACATTTTCGATAAAATCCAAGCAGAGGTGGGGGATGTGAATGACATTCTATTCTGGGGTGATAAATGGCATCAAAAGGGTGCCTTATGCGATCTTTTCCCTGCCATGTATAGGCTAGCAAAAGCAAAAAATGTCAGTGTGGCGGAGTGTGGAATGAACACAGGAAGCACAAACTTTTAGAGATGGGAATAGAATGCGGCACCTGAAACAACAGAAGAGTAGAATGAATTTGCAAGGCTTATGGCACATTTAAATGGATGTGTATTAAAAGAAGGCAAAGCGAAGTGGGGATGGGCGAACGATAAGGGGGAGGTATTCTCAGCTGGATTGGTGAGAAAGGAGCTGCAATCGGCTAGACTGACTCAATACAACGGACAGGAGTATAAATGGAATCCATGGGCTCCGGCGAAGGCGAACTATTTCGTGTGGAGAGCTCAGGACGGATTAATTCCGACGAGGACTACATTGGTAAGACAGGGTGTTCAGATGCAGGACACCCGATGCCCAGCTTGCTCGGCTGCAATGGAATGTAGCGATCATCTGCTGGTGTCATGTGGGTTGGCGAATCATGTATGGACGCATATATGCTTGTGGTTAAGGATCCCAATGTACACTTCTCTGGAGTCGGTGGCTGAGGTAGTTAATTACATAACAGCTGCAGGTACTTCAGAAAGGCATAAGAGATTGATGAACCTAGTTGCAACAACAACTTTATGGAGGATATGGTCAGCTCGGAATGATCGGGTTTTTAATAATAAACCCATCCAGATGGAAGCGGTGTTTGATGAGGTCAAAGAAATAACTATCTTATGGCTAAGTATGAGATCAAAAGAAGACTGCAGGGCATGGGATTTATGGAATAGTCCAGCTGCGAGTGTGTAAATCAAGTGTGCGTTTGGGTGTTTTCATGTCTTTGTGATTGTATTataactagttgatgccccgcccgcgttgtgGGGCGATGGCCGagtaattctcaatcaattaaaaaaagcctactataattttgctaggaaaaaagaaaacaaaaatgatGATAAGATCGTAATTTTTGGCTAAGGGCAAAACtataatttttcaggactaatgagccagtATTAGGCAGCTCCTTGAGACGAAAAAATATTaaatcgagtaaaccaattaaaacaaaaaaacctttatagttttggtaaaaaaaaactaaaacaatgggaaaaacataatttttaactAAGGGCGAAATCATTATTTTATTTCAGGGacaaatcgtaaattaaatggaccaatggggaAGTGCCAGGAAGCTGCCTGCATAACAGTAATTTTAAACTAGGGGCAAAATTGTACTTCACcaggaaaacaaaaaaaaaacgatgggcataatgtaaatttaagttgagggcaaatTCGTAACTTTGctttgagaaaaaaaaactaatggcaaaagtataaatttatacggggcaaaatcgaaattttgaaccgagggaaaATTGGAacttttagctgggagcaaaagcggatttatttttaagtgggggcaaaaacataaagtcaaaatcgtaatttttaaccgggggtaaaattgaaatatttagctgggagcaaaagcgtaaatttatttttaagcggGGGCGAGAACATATTTATGAACTGatggcaaaaacgtaattttaaatcggaataaaatcgtaaatttgttgggccaGTAGGGGAGTGCCAgacagctgcctggcactattacACATGCCGCCCATTTAGCCCAATTGAGGGGCGGAACTATTACCGATTGATTTAAGCACACTTGTTTTTTATgtattgaaaatgaaaatgaaaatctGCCCAGCAACTTGCTGGTTGTGTTGCTAATATATGGTCTGCTTTgatgttaaaaaaaagaaaaaccgTTATTAGGCAAATTCAAGTCAtagttttaattattattaaattacaATTCACCTAATATTTTTACTTAAATGAAATTAAATGCCTCATTTATCTATATACACAGTTATGTTTTTTTAACTTGtaagtttttttaacggtcaAGTCAACAGAATCAATCTCGAGCAATCTCGGGGCATCCACTGGACCAAACGGAATACTCTGAGAGTAACCCAAGTCCACCAcaaattccggggaaaacccggtaactcACCCCCGTAGACACGACGGTAAAATTACCAGAAAAAACCCATTTGGCTTAAGGATCGAACCAATGTTTCCTTGGGTCTCCTATTATTACCCACCAATGTCTCACTCTGCAGTAAATAAGAGTTGAACCTGTATCTTCTAAGAGAAATATCATaagattaaaaataataattaacttgtaattattatttttaatcttATGGTATTTCACACCCAAAACTAAGTATCATTGGACCAATGTAAGGTCTTTAAATACAGAAAGATGGAAGGACTTAACCAATTAATCTAACAAGCTTAATTGTTGTTATATACTGACATCTTATAGGTATGATAAGATTTAGTGATCATGAGTTTTGGGTTCGATTTCTATAAGTGGGTTTTTTCTCATATTTAGTGCGTTTCCTTCTGAATTTGTGTATAAatattattgcctagtggagatggatatgatcgggtgattccgctggtggcacgatgattggcccgtcagtaatccaaatttgccgttaaaaaaagcTTAATTCTTCCAAGGGAACTAAGATCTTGGGTAACTAATCCGGCTCATAGCCCTTTTAACCGAGATATAATCTAGGTGCTCCTCTAGATATCCAAATTGAGGTTTCTAAATGGGTCGTAGTATTATTGGCACACTTTGAAAAATTAAATCGACACCaccaatacgcatcgtataggcctatacgatgcgtattaggtTAAATTCAATTTCCAAGGTCAGTCAAAGGCTGACACTATCTCCTCATGCGgactaatacgcatcgtataggcctatacgatgcgtattagtcATAGGTTGTCTATCAAAGCTGACAGATAAGGTTCCCATGCAAACCCTATACGGATCGTATAGGTCTACACGATCCGTATTTTAGTACGAGGTTGCTTTCTGTCACTCAACAGTGACGTAAAGTGATTGAAAGAACATTGCGTCAGccttatacgggtcgtataggcctatacgacccgtattggACTGTGAATTTGCATTATGCTTGGCCTTTATAAATGATTCATATTCGATCCATATTATATAGTACGAGGTTGCTTTCTGTCACTCAACAGTGGCATAAAGCGATTGAAAGAGCATTTCGTCAGCCCTATATGGgttgtataggcctatacaacCCGTATTGGACTGTGAATTTGCATTCTGTTTGGCCTGTATAAACTATAAGGGAAGATGAAGACCATTATATTCGATTTGTCTTCTGTGAATTTGTCTTCGTTTTTTCTTTATATTCGCTAACACCATGTCTTGGTTCAACCTTAATTACATTTTCGGCGAGTCGTCCGACACAAACACGAGCACGTTTATTATGGAAAGCAGTGTGGTATAGCATTtctttaacttgttttttttttttttgtttatgaaaTACTTAGCACACTGTTTGTATTAGGAAGGGTCTGCTGTCCCTGATTCTTACGATGAGAGAGGAAATAATGATCACGCAGAGGAGGTCGTGTCCGGCTTTCGCCCCCATCATAATGAATCGTTGTTGCCAGATCTCAACGAGGTAagtatttatttactttttttatttGGCGTTAAACTTACCATTACATTTTACCcgttgttttttttttagtttgttgAGCCCTGCCAACTGTTGTTACCATATCTGAACgaggtaaaaatatatatttacttatTATTACGAAGGCTTTTAGATGTGCCGTTATGATTTAACTGTTGTTGCCAAACCCAAAACACCAAAAA belongs to Helianthus annuus cultivar XRQ/B chromosome 5, HanXRQr2.0-SUNRISE, whole genome shotgun sequence and includes:
- the LOC110943678 gene encoding uncharacterized protein LOC110943678; this encodes MTGRKFTYMSDDGNKLSKIDRMLVSDNFMSKWPNAGLKPYPRVYSDHCPLMLCTESENFGPIPFRFFNRWLEDRRLVEIVTLVMGESLDKPTADLDLSERLRRMKIKIKEWRQVERETEEKVYSEALEMVNILELIAEDRNLSEEEKELRMLNKKVLNKWGDDKVKDLVQKSNAKWIKFGDDNTAYYHGLLKCYNAANRIKGLYIDGEWSKDPVLVKGEIFKFFKDKFKEPLGSRPKIDPNSTIHR
- the LOC110943677 gene encoding uncharacterized protein LOC110943677, translating into MAHLNGCVLKEGKAKWGWANDKGEVFSAGLVRKELQSARLTQYNGQEYKWNPWAPAKANYFVWRAQDGLIPTRTTLVRQGVQMQDTRCPACSAAMECSDHLLVSCGLANHVWTHICLWLRIPMYTSLESVAEVVNYITAAGTSERHKRLMNLVATTTLWRIWSARNDRVFNNKPIQMEAVFDEVKEITILWLSMRSKEDCRAWDLWNSPAASV